Proteins from a single region of Weeksella virosa DSM 16922:
- a CDS encoding M16 family metallopeptidase, whose translation MNTKIFTLAFAFFALSVNGQINRPMPVPGPVPTINLGKSHEFKLNNGLTVIVVENHKLPRVSATLTIDNTPFTLADKKGVDGLLGSMLGTGTEKVAKDDYNKKIEQLGGNVNFWSEGGSASSLTKYFDEVFGYFADGVINPKFDQKEFEAVKNRYIEGLKADEKSVEAAASRVRDVLTYGKNHPFAEYDTPEKIQKITLKDVQDFYKNYYRPDNAYLIFVGDITADKAKSLTTKLFSNWHKGVVKIADLPSVQQVKKTEVDIVNMPNAVQSVVSVTYPVNLTKKDKDYYAVQVASTILGGDFNSKLNMNLREKHGWTYGARGGVSDSRYIGRFFTNATVRNEVTDSAVIETMKEIRSMTQEKVDKEVLENVKAKFLGNFIMSLERPQTVASQALIKKIEGLNDNFYADYIKNINNVTVDDVLRVSKKYFRPDQAKIVVTGKAETIGEGLKKLGYPVNFYDAYGEPIADPSTMKKDAKVTTHQIADAYIKAVGGKANIEKVKTAHREGKISLMGMEGNYKEKYALPDKTAIVMEIMGMKIKTVFDGGKGYVDQMGQKIDFQKDQIDGMKGYNQLFPVLSSSFAKASVEGIVTENGVEYYKVYTKEAKRTEYYDVKTGLLAKSEIVASTPQGDMVTVNVYKNYQPFDGVLMATTIETQSGPQTFKIELSKVEFNKNVSDVDFK comes from the coding sequence ATGAATACAAAAATATTTACCCTCGCTTTTGCATTTTTTGCTCTTTCTGTCAATGGACAGATCAATCGACCAATGCCAGTACCAGGGCCAGTTCCTACAATAAATTTAGGGAAATCACATGAGTTTAAGCTCAACAACGGGCTCACTGTTATTGTTGTAGAAAACCATAAATTACCACGTGTAAGTGCAACGTTAACAATCGATAATACACCTTTTACTCTAGCAGACAAAAAAGGGGTCGATGGTCTGTTAGGGAGTATGCTAGGAACCGGAACAGAAAAGGTTGCTAAGGATGATTACAACAAAAAAATAGAGCAATTAGGAGGCAATGTAAATTTTTGGAGTGAGGGGGGAAGTGCTTCTTCATTAACCAAATATTTCGATGAGGTTTTTGGTTATTTTGCAGATGGAGTAATCAATCCGAAATTTGATCAGAAAGAATTCGAAGCTGTCAAAAATCGTTATATCGAAGGTTTAAAAGCAGATGAAAAAAGTGTGGAAGCTGCAGCTTCACGTGTTCGTGATGTATTGACGTATGGAAAAAACCATCCGTTTGCCGAGTACGATACGCCAGAAAAAATTCAAAAAATTACTCTCAAAGACGTACAAGATTTTTATAAGAACTATTACCGCCCAGACAATGCGTATCTTATTTTTGTAGGGGACATCACTGCGGATAAGGCTAAAAGTCTAACTACAAAATTGTTTTCTAATTGGCATAAAGGAGTGGTGAAGATTGCCGATTTACCATCAGTTCAGCAAGTGAAGAAAACAGAAGTAGATATCGTTAATATGCCAAATGCAGTACAATCTGTGGTGTCTGTAACGTATCCGGTAAACCTTACCAAAAAAGACAAAGATTATTATGCTGTGCAAGTTGCTTCAACTATTTTAGGAGGAGATTTCAATTCGAAATTGAATATGAATCTTCGCGAAAAACATGGTTGGACATATGGAGCACGAGGAGGAGTTTCTGATTCTCGATATATCGGACGTTTTTTCACCAATGCTACCGTTCGTAACGAAGTAACCGATTCGGCAGTAATCGAAACGATGAAAGAAATCCGCTCGATGACTCAGGAAAAAGTAGATAAAGAAGTTTTGGAAAACGTAAAAGCAAAGTTCTTGGGGAACTTTATCATGTCGTTAGAAAGACCACAAACTGTAGCGAGCCAAGCATTGATAAAAAAAATAGAAGGGTTAAATGACAACTTCTACGCCGATTATATCAAAAATATAAATAACGTAACAGTAGATGATGTCTTACGCGTTTCAAAAAAATATTTCCGTCCAGATCAGGCTAAAATTGTTGTTACAGGAAAAGCAGAAACAATCGGTGAGGGACTGAAAAAACTAGGCTACCCTGTGAACTTTTATGATGCGTACGGAGAGCCCATTGCAGATCCGTCTACTATGAAAAAGGATGCAAAAGTAACAACCCACCAAATAGCCGATGCCTATATAAAAGCAGTAGGAGGAAAAGCAAATATCGAAAAAGTGAAAACCGCACACCGTGAAGGAAAAATTAGCCTGATGGGGATGGAGGGTAATTACAAAGAAAAATATGCTTTACCAGACAAAACTGCAATCGTGATGGAAATAATGGGTATGAAAATAAAAACTGTTTTCGATGGCGGCAAAGGCTATGTAGACCAAATGGGTCAGAAAATAGATTTCCAGAAAGACCAAATCGATGGGATGAAAGGATATAATCAATTATTTCCAGTATTATCTAGCAGCTTTGCCAAAGCAAGTGTAGAGGGAATTGTAACCGAAAACGGCGTAGAATACTATAAGGTATATACCAAAGAAGCTAAACGTACCGAATATTACGATGTGAAAACTGGATTGTTGGCAAAATCAGAAATCGTTGCATCAACACCGCAAGGAGATATGGTAACCGTTAATGTGTATAAAAACTATCAACCATTCGACGGTGTGTTGATGGCTACAACAATCGAAACCCAATCTGGGCCACAAACTTTTAAAATAGAATTAAGCAAGGTGGAGTTCAACAAGAATGTTTCGGACGTTGATTTTAAATAA
- a CDS encoding SPOR domain-containing protein: MKIVKKILTFVFLTIIFQGKAQINVDTVRIEDAGKISIEMDPEIAKFINNKENTSCAVVRTTTKPTTTTTRPRNNPSDPCAGKTQMPGYKIQVYYSKNRAQADRVKREFEANFPSFSTEIVYMSPDYRVLVGDYFTKSSANTDIRKIKSKYNSAFAIQYRILCRRAK; encoded by the coding sequence ATGAAAATAGTGAAAAAGATATTGACTTTTGTTTTTTTGACGATTATTTTTCAAGGAAAAGCTCAAATTAACGTCGATACGGTGAGAATTGAAGATGCAGGTAAAATTTCTATTGAAATGGATCCTGAAATCGCTAAATTTATCAATAACAAAGAAAACACCTCTTGTGCAGTTGTTAGAACCACAACGAAACCTACTACAACTACAACTCGCCCCCGTAACAATCCGAGTGATCCATGCGCAGGAAAAACCCAAATGCCGGGATATAAAATTCAGGTTTATTACTCGAAAAATAGAGCACAGGCCGATAGAGTAAAACGAGAATTTGAGGCGAATTTCCCATCTTTTTCTACCGAAATTGTTTATATGTCACCGGATTATCGAGTTTTGGTTGGTGATTATTTCACGAAAAGCTCTGCTAATACTGATATAAGAAAAATCAAGTCAAAATACAATAGTGCTTTTGCCATTCAGTACAGAATTTTATGTAGAAGAGCAAAGTAA
- a CDS encoding c-type cytochrome yields MKARILTRLRLWSAAAIMLGFSTANAQGDAANGYDLFQTNCTACHQIDGEMIGPEMRNVVQRVQEQAGLGTDWLHAWIKDNKALRESGDKYANEIFAKYNNQEMLAFPGLSEADIDDILAYTSDPEGGQAAFEEAKKAAAAANAPAKGGEDSASTGVVAVGFVVLAALLFWILLRINALVKQTRDTTLEEDTLNKAVSFNEVLQKYKAVGLVGVVILTFVVMYSVFWGLMGIGVDKGYEPEQPIYFSHKVHAGIQGIDCQYCHTSAKYGKVSGIPSTNTCMNCHRTIKEYRGDYYEEELVTSGKFASADDVKAFYTGEIQKMYKAIGWNPETNKYEGNQKPIEWVRIHNMPDFVYFSHAQHVVAGEQAILKAIKEGTIPNAKELNIGSADQVCFACHGRVDEMNEVKMANDFTMGWCIECHRTTEVDMDNGYNKEYYAELHEKLKKQYGDATKITVDAIGGLECGKCHY; encoded by the coding sequence ATGAAGGCAAGAATTCTAACAAGGTTACGTCTATGGAGTGCCGCGGCAATAATGCTCGGTTTCTCTACTGCTAATGCTCAGGGTGACGCTGCTAATGGGTACGATTTGTTTCAAACCAATTGTACAGCATGTCACCAGATAGATGGAGAGATGATTGGTCCAGAGATGCGAAATGTAGTGCAACGTGTACAAGAACAAGCGGGGCTTGGTACCGATTGGTTACATGCGTGGATAAAGGACAATAAAGCACTGCGAGAGTCGGGGGACAAGTATGCAAATGAAATATTTGCAAAATACAACAATCAAGAGATGTTGGCTTTCCCAGGATTAAGTGAGGCAGATATCGATGATATCTTGGCTTATACATCAGACCCAGAAGGTGGGCAAGCAGCTTTTGAAGAAGCTAAAAAAGCAGCAGCTGCTGCAAATGCTCCTGCAAAAGGAGGGGAGGATTCTGCAAGTACAGGTGTAGTTGCAGTTGGGTTTGTTGTTTTGGCAGCTCTTTTGTTTTGGATTTTACTTAGAATTAATGCTTTAGTAAAACAAACCCGTGATACAACTTTAGAAGAAGACACTCTTAATAAAGCAGTCTCTTTTAATGAGGTGTTGCAAAAATACAAAGCAGTTGGGCTTGTAGGGGTTGTGATTCTTACATTCGTTGTAATGTATAGCGTTTTCTGGGGATTGATGGGGATAGGTGTAGATAAAGGATATGAGCCAGAGCAGCCAATTTATTTCTCGCACAAAGTTCATGCAGGAATTCAGGGAATTGATTGTCAATATTGCCATACATCTGCAAAATACGGTAAAGTATCTGGTATTCCTTCAACAAATACATGTATGAACTGTCATCGAACAATTAAAGAATACCGTGGGGATTATTACGAAGAAGAATTGGTAACTTCTGGTAAATTTGCGTCTGCAGATGATGTAAAAGCATTTTATACAGGAGAAATTCAGAAAATGTATAAAGCAATCGGTTGGAATCCTGAAACCAATAAATACGAAGGTAATCAAAAACCAATCGAATGGGTACGTATCCATAATATGCCAGACTTTGTTTATTTTTCACATGCACAGCACGTAGTTGCGGGAGAACAAGCAATTTTAAAGGCTATCAAGGAAGGAACAATTCCTAACGCAAAAGAGCTTAATATCGGAAGCGCAGATCAGGTATGTTTTGCATGTCACGGTCGCGTAGATGAAATGAATGAAGTAAAAATGGCCAACGATTTCACTATGGGATGGTGTATCGAATGTCACCGTACAACTGAGGTGGACATGGATAATGGTTATAACAAAGAATATTACGCAGAGCTACACGAAAAGTTGAAAAAACAATACGGTGATGCAACCAAAATTACTGTGGATGCAATCGGAGGTTTAGAGTGTGGTAAATGTCATTATTAA
- a CDS encoding TAT-variant-translocated molybdopterin oxidoreductase, which translates to MASKKKYWRSFEELTDSNLSEQLSTNEFAEDIPVDEFLGNTNAMENKKTSRRDFLKILGFSTAAVTLAACEAPIVKSVPYVVKPNDVTPGVPTYYASTIFDGYDYANVLVRTREGRPIRIDANHDARFFGSTNARVQASVLSLYDSDKVKGPMVKTGENKYKTTTWKDLDAKVVSALNSLGGKKAVILTPSLPSPTTKKLIQEFQAKYPTVQHVVFDAVSYSNALDAAQEVYGKREIPFYDLSSTELVISFNADFLGDYNGGGMESSYAAARKPGANMLRHIQVESVLSLTGANADTRIPKKFTDTEKLLAEVYNGLKGASVKDEAASIVKEIKAKGSKAVVLADGSKEAYALAFAINQMIASGAVTNRAVNLKVSNDAVFNQFIAEANAGNVGVLFTYQANPVYAANQSKAVQAAFSKIGLKVALTEKLDETASLADLVAPVTHALESWNDYNPITGVYSLQQPTIPRIFDSRQFQDSLITWLTGTSVVNKVENPNDPTMMMATSESVQPVSAYYEYLRNNWLSTILPLVGGIDFNQALYNGVNESSETTTFVANTAVADGYAAKLASTKAGEWEIQFYTKTGLGDGTQSNNPWLQELPDPITRNSWDNYITLNPLDAEKLGVKIQDNYNVHNGRMQFDGEYFDLTVDGVKLEKVPVFIQPGQAIGSIGLALGYGRTKAGKVGNEIGVNAYSLYKGTIGANNVTLGKTAGAGKHKFANMQQQPTLMGRYEIAREVSLDDFINRPREEWNELGVMPTWKGLTPEKEVDIWRTHDRSVGPHFKLSIDMNACTGCGACIIACQAENNVPVVGKDEIRMSRDMYWLRIDRYYSDVTDNTLTQKVALEGPNMDGKGDGLNEPQQYKLLIQPKAENPDVIFQPIMCQHCNHAPCETVCPVAATSHGRQGQNMMAYNRCIGTRYCANNCPYKVRRFNWFTYTQNDKFDFHMNNDLGRMVLNPDVVVRTRGVMEKCSFCIQQTQAAILKAKKENRRVTDQEFKDSAACAAACATGAMVFGDINDENSEVKKLSESNRSYVLLEEVGTQPNVFYHVKVRNRKEQKNA; encoded by the coding sequence ATGGCTTCGAAGAAAAAATACTGGAGAAGTTTTGAGGAGTTAACTGATTCTAATTTAAGCGAACAGTTATCCACCAATGAATTTGCAGAAGATATTCCTGTAGATGAATTCTTAGGCAACACAAATGCCATGGAAAACAAGAAGACTTCGCGACGTGACTTTTTGAAAATCTTAGGATTTAGTACAGCTGCTGTAACTTTAGCAGCCTGTGAAGCACCAATCGTAAAGTCTGTGCCTTACGTTGTGAAACCAAACGACGTAACACCTGGTGTACCAACTTATTATGCATCAACAATTTTTGATGGATATGATTATGCAAACGTTTTGGTAAGAACCAGAGAAGGTCGACCAATTCGTATAGATGCGAATCACGATGCACGATTCTTCGGATCGACAAACGCTCGTGTACAAGCATCGGTATTATCTTTGTATGATAGCGATAAGGTGAAAGGCCCAATGGTGAAAACTGGGGAAAATAAATATAAAACTACAACTTGGAAAGATCTCGATGCTAAAGTAGTATCAGCTCTAAATAGTTTAGGAGGTAAAAAAGCGGTTATCTTAACCCCTTCACTGCCATCGCCGACTACAAAAAAACTAATACAAGAATTTCAAGCAAAATACCCTACAGTTCAGCATGTAGTGTTTGATGCTGTTAGTTATTCTAACGCTCTAGATGCTGCACAAGAAGTATATGGTAAACGCGAAATTCCTTTCTACGACTTATCTTCTACAGAATTAGTGATATCATTCAATGCAGATTTTTTAGGAGATTATAACGGTGGAGGAATGGAATCTTCTTATGCAGCAGCTCGAAAACCTGGAGCAAACATGTTGCGTCATATACAAGTAGAATCTGTATTATCATTGACAGGTGCCAATGCAGATACTCGTATCCCTAAAAAGTTTACAGATACAGAAAAGTTGCTGGCAGAAGTATACAATGGTCTGAAGGGAGCTTCTGTTAAAGATGAAGCTGCAAGCATTGTAAAAGAAATTAAAGCTAAAGGAAGCAAAGCGGTTGTTCTGGCAGATGGATCAAAAGAAGCATATGCTTTGGCTTTTGCAATTAATCAAATGATTGCTTCTGGAGCTGTAACAAACCGAGCCGTTAACTTAAAGGTTTCTAACGATGCTGTGTTCAATCAATTTATTGCTGAAGCAAATGCAGGAAATGTAGGAGTATTGTTTACATATCAAGCCAATCCTGTATATGCAGCAAATCAATCAAAAGCAGTACAAGCAGCTTTTTCTAAAATTGGTTTAAAGGTAGCATTAACAGAAAAATTAGATGAAACTGCATCTTTAGCAGATTTAGTAGCACCAGTTACTCATGCATTAGAATCATGGAATGATTATAATCCAATTACAGGAGTATACTCATTACAACAGCCTACTATACCTCGTATTTTTGATTCTCGTCAATTTCAAGACTCATTAATTACTTGGTTAACAGGAACATCAGTTGTAAATAAAGTAGAAAATCCTAATGATCCTACTATGATGATGGCAACATCAGAAAGTGTACAACCAGTTTCTGCGTATTATGAGTATTTACGAAACAATTGGTTATCAACTATCCTACCATTAGTCGGAGGAATTGATTTTAATCAAGCGTTGTACAACGGAGTTAACGAATCTTCTGAAACAACAACTTTTGTTGCTAATACTGCAGTAGCAGACGGATATGCTGCAAAATTAGCCTCTACAAAAGCAGGAGAGTGGGAAATCCAATTCTATACAAAAACAGGTTTAGGAGATGGAACACAATCTAATAATCCTTGGTTACAAGAGTTACCAGATCCAATAACTCGTAATTCTTGGGATAACTACATTACCTTGAACCCATTAGACGCAGAAAAATTAGGTGTAAAAATCCAAGATAATTACAACGTTCATAACGGACGTATGCAATTTGATGGCGAATACTTTGATCTGACAGTAGATGGCGTTAAGCTAGAGAAAGTGCCTGTATTTATCCAACCAGGTCAAGCCATTGGTTCTATAGGTTTAGCCTTAGGTTATGGTAGAACTAAAGCAGGAAAAGTAGGAAACGAAATCGGAGTAAATGCGTATAGCTTATATAAAGGAACCATAGGTGCAAACAATGTAACTTTAGGCAAAACTGCAGGTGCAGGTAAGCACAAATTTGCCAATATGCAGCAGCAGCCTACTCTGATGGGGCGTTATGAAATTGCACGTGAAGTTTCTTTAGATGACTTTATAAATCGTCCTAGAGAAGAATGGAACGAATTAGGAGTAATGCCAACCTGGAAAGGATTAACACCTGAAAAAGAGGTTGATATCTGGAGAACACATGATCGTTCAGTAGGTCCACACTTCAAGCTGTCAATAGACATGAATGCATGTACAGGTTGTGGTGCTTGTATTATAGCTTGTCAAGCAGAAAACAACGTACCGGTTGTAGGTAAAGATGAAATCCGTATGTCACGAGATATGTATTGGTTGCGTATAGACCGTTACTACTCAGATGTTACAGATAATACATTAACGCAGAAGGTTGCTCTTGAAGGTCCGAATATGGATGGAAAAGGAGACGGGTTGAATGAACCTCAGCAATATAAATTGTTGATTCAGCCAAAAGCAGAGAACCCAGACGTTATATTCCAACCAATTATGTGTCAACATTGTAATCACGCACCATGTGAAACAGTATGTCCGGTTGCGGCAACATCACACGGTCGTCAAGGACAAAACATGATGGCCTATAACCGCTGTATTGGTACACGTTATTGTGCAAATAACTGCCCTTACAAAGTACGTCGTTTCAACTGGTTTACTTATACCCAGAATGATAAGTTCGATTTCCATATGAACAACGATTTAGGACGTATGGTATTGAACCCAGATGTAGTAGTACGTACAAGAGGGGTAATGGAGAAATGTTCTTTCTGTATCCAACAAACACAAGCAGCTATCCTAAAAGCCAAGAAAGAAAACCGTCGTGTAACGGATCAAGAATTTAAAGATTCAGCGGCATGTGCTGCAGCTTGTGCGACTGGCGCAATGGTGTTTGGAGATATAAATGATGAAAACAGTGAAGTGAAAAAACTTTCAGAAAGCAATCGATCTTACGTATTGTTAGAAGAAGTTGGTACACAACCAAACGTTTTCTATCATGTGAAAGTTAGAAACAGAAAAGAACAAAAAAACGCATAA
- the nrfD gene encoding NrfD/PsrC family molybdoenzyme membrane anchor subunit has product MSHYESPIREPLILGHKSYHDITVDIARPIENKSGKLWWIAFGIAFLGFLLFIGCVFYTVGTGIGVWGLNRTINWGWDITNFVWWVGIGHAGTLISAVLLLFRQKWRMSINRSAEAMTIFAVVQAAVFPMIHMGRIWLSYWVFPIPNQFGSLWPNFNSALLWDVFAISTYFSVSVVFWFIGLMPDFAMIRDRATKPFAKKIYGILSFGWGGRAKQWQRFEEVTLVLAGLCTPLVFSVHTIVSFDFATSVIKGWHSTVYPPYFVAGAIFSGFAMVQTLLSVMRKVLHYEDYITRKHIEYMNIVIIVTGGMVAIAYLAELWIAWYSGSRYEDFTYFSPGAATGPYWWAFWALIICNVLVPGLLWIRSIRRSFLWTFLISIVVNIGMWFERFDIIVINLSRDYLPSSWTMFMPTWVDVGIFVGTNGFFFVLYLLYARTFPVISQAELKTILKSSGESYKKHHTEDEHHEH; this is encoded by the coding sequence ATGTCACATTACGAATCACCAATTAGAGAGCCTCTTATATTAGGACATAAGTCTTACCATGATATCACCGTAGATATTGCTCGTCCAATCGAGAATAAATCGGGAAAATTATGGTGGATCGCCTTCGGTATAGCATTCCTTGGTTTCCTATTATTCATAGGTTGTGTCTTCTACACCGTTGGTACCGGAATCGGGGTTTGGGGTTTAAATAGAACAATTAACTGGGGTTGGGATATTACCAACTTCGTATGGTGGGTAGGGATCGGTCACGCTGGAACACTAATATCCGCTGTACTCCTTTTATTTCGTCAGAAATGGAGAATGTCGATTAACCGTTCAGCTGAAGCGATGACAATTTTCGCGGTAGTACAAGCAGCGGTTTTCCCGATGATCCATATGGGTAGAATCTGGTTATCTTACTGGGTTTTCCCAATTCCGAATCAATTTGGTTCACTTTGGCCAAACTTTAACTCGGCACTATTGTGGGACGTTTTTGCGATCTCAACCTACTTCTCAGTATCGGTAGTGTTCTGGTTTATTGGTCTTATGCCCGATTTTGCGATGATCCGCGACCGTGCAACAAAACCATTTGCAAAGAAAATTTATGGAATTTTATCATTTGGATGGGGTGGACGAGCAAAACAATGGCAACGCTTTGAAGAAGTTACCCTTGTATTAGCAGGATTATGTACACCACTTGTATTCTCAGTACATACAATCGTATCATTCGACTTCGCTACATCTGTAATAAAAGGGTGGCACTCAACTGTATATCCACCATATTTCGTAGCAGGAGCTATTTTTTCAGGTTTTGCTATGGTGCAAACACTATTAAGTGTGATGCGAAAAGTATTGCATTATGAAGATTATATTACTCGTAAACATATCGAGTATATGAATATCGTAATTATCGTAACTGGAGGAATGGTGGCTATTGCTTACTTAGCTGAGTTATGGATAGCATGGTACTCAGGTTCTAGATACGAGGACTTCACTTATTTCTCTCCAGGAGCAGCAACTGGTCCTTATTGGTGGGCATTCTGGGCATTAATTATTTGTAACGTATTAGTACCAGGACTGTTGTGGATACGCTCTATCCGTCGTTCGTTCCTTTGGACATTCTTAATCTCGATTGTTGTAAATATTGGGATGTGGTTCGAGCGTTTCGACATTATCGTGATAAATCTTTCACGTGACTATTTACCTTCGAGCTGGACAATGTTTATGCCAACATGGGTAGACGTTGGAATCTTCGTAGGAACTAATGGATTCTTCTTTGTACTTTACTTATTGTACGCACGTACTTTCCCAGTAATCTCACAAGCAGAATTAAAAACTATTTTGAAATCATCAGGCGAAAGCTATAAAAAACATCATACAGAAGATGAGCATCACGAACACTAA
- a CDS encoding DUF3341 domain-containing protein, with product MTNTKIVYGLYGDDDVLLDAIKKIRSKNVAIQEVYTPFPVHGLDKILGLKKTRISDIAFFYGVFGLTLASVITWFFMNHDWPQDIGGKPSFSWGENMPAFVPIMFEITVFCTAHLMSLTYLVRNKMYPGAKAQNPDPRTTDDKFLIEIHTTDVDAIKNIFVETGAEEVTVRGVESPDNNINQVEEAYS from the coding sequence ATCACGAACACTAAAATCGTTTATGGTCTATACGGAGACGACGATGTTTTACTAGACGCAATTAAAAAAATCCGTAGTAAAAATGTTGCGATACAAGAAGTTTATACGCCATTTCCTGTTCATGGATTGGATAAAATTCTTGGATTGAAAAAAACTCGAATCTCAGACATCGCGTTCTTTTACGGTGTCTTTGGATTGACATTGGCCTCTGTAATAACTTGGTTTTTTATGAACCATGATTGGCCACAAGATATTGGTGGAAAACCATCTTTCTCTTGGGGAGAGAATATGCCAGCATTCGTTCCAATTATGTTTGAGATTACAGTTTTTTGTACCGCGCACTTAATGTCACTAACTTATTTAGTTCGTAACAAGATGTATCCAGGTGCAAAAGCTCAAAATCCTGATCCAAGAACTACAGATGATAAATTCCTAATAGAAATTCATACTACAGATGTAGATGCAATTAAGAATATTTTTGTAGAAACAGGAGCAGAAGAGGTTACGGTAAGAGGTGTAGAATCACCAGATAACAATATTAACCAAGTAGAAGAAGCATACTCATGA
- a CDS encoding c-type cytochrome: MKKIVFLMVAGSLLATACSDKKRKPSIVYMPDMYYATAYDPYEKATFGYPDYAESSDVPVFQRNHNMSALEPVEGSVPHNDGGILPWTLPNNNAGYEQSKSVTSPLNPANKEVDHKRGELLYKQNCSVCHGANGDGQGSIVKSKAYSGVPTFAERNITVGSVYHVIMYGKNAMGSYASHLTPVDRWRVAEYVMSLKNAGNDQAAPAETPTANVEPADSTASK, translated from the coding sequence ATGAAAAAGATAGTATTTTTAATGGTTGCAGGAAGTTTATTAGCTACAGCCTGTTCAGATAAAAAAAGGAAGCCAAGTATAGTGTACATGCCAGATATGTATTATGCGACCGCTTACGATCCATATGAGAAAGCAACTTTTGGTTACCCTGATTATGCAGAGTCATCAGATGTTCCGGTTTTTCAACGCAATCATAACATGTCAGCACTAGAGCCAGTTGAAGGAAGTGTACCACATAATGACGGAGGTATCTTGCCATGGACTTTACCTAATAATAATGCTGGTTATGAGCAATCGAAATCAGTAACATCTCCATTAAACCCTGCTAATAAAGAAGTAGATCACAAGCGTGGTGAATTGTTATATAAACAAAACTGTTCTGTTTGTCATGGTGCAAATGGAGATGGGCAAGGTTCTATTGTAAAATCCAAAGCATACTCTGGTGTACCTACATTCGCAGAAAGAAATATTACAGTAGGAAGTGTCTACCATGTAATTATGTACGGTAAAAACGCAATGGGTTCTTACGCATCACACTTAACACCTGTAGATAGATGGAGAGTGGCAGAGTATGTAATGAGCTTGAAAAACGCTGGTAACGATCAGGCAGCCCCTGCTGAAACACCAACAGCAAATGTTGAACCTGCAGATTCTACTGCAAGCAAATAA